One segment of Setaria viridis chromosome 4, Setaria_viridis_v4.0, whole genome shotgun sequence DNA contains the following:
- the LOC117851752 gene encoding uncharacterized protein, whose product MADVSGDGFGGRRPLGLLANARKRKEGFVQLFLMAGVFMMSLRSLGQKHRLRDLAEDAADLRRERDVLSHRMRDLQDALRREADADASGALASHLRRIFTAHPAPATAAEDQ is encoded by the coding sequence ATGGCGGACGTCAGCGGCGACGGCTTCGGGGGCCGGCGGCCGCTTGGGCTGCTGGCGAACGCGAGGAAGCGGAAGGAGGGGTTCGTGCAGCTGTTCCTGATGGCAGGCGTCTTCATGATGAGCCTGCGGTCCCTGGGCCAGAAGCACCGCCTCCGCGACCtcgccgaggacgccgccgacctccgccgCGAGCGCGACGTCCTCTCCCACCGCATGCGGGACCTCCAGGACGCGCTCCGCCGcgaggccgacgccgacgcgtcCGGCGCCCTCGCGTCCCACCTCCGCCGCATCTTCACCGCCCACCCCGCTCCAGCCACCGCCGCGGAGGACCAGTAG